The DNA window CGGTGATGGCCACGGAGCTAACGCCAATGGATTTCGCGCAATTTTCACCACTGGGTGTTGAGCGGCCTGAGGGAAACAGCACAATGGGGGGTAGCATGGGTACATTTCCACCGCAGGACAATATTGGCAGTCCGAGTCGGGATGGCACGGTGGGAGGGGGCGGTCTTTATTTGCCAGTACCAGAGTCTGGCATGCCACCAACGCCCCATGAAACGAGGCGAGGGTATTGCATAGAGAAAGACTCTATTCGACTATTTCGAGGGATTTTACCGGTGGCTGGAGGCGAGGCGATCGCCGATTCCGTTTCCTCAGAAATTAGTTTATGGTTCTATATTCCAGAAAATAATGCCATCAGAGCTGAATTTAGCATCCTCAAAGAAGGGCAAAACTTCGAAGTCCTAGGTGCAGCGAATAAACAAGAATTTTTAGCGCATTATGAAGAATTCAATGACATTAGTAATCGCCAAGGTTTTGTCCAAATTACGTTACCGAAACATGCCCTAGAACCGGGTAAAAAATATCTCTGGGATTTGACCTTGACCTGTGATGAGCGTGATCGCGCGACCGATGTCTATTTGTATGGTGCATTACGCCGCCACACAATTTCCCAGATCACTTTAGATACCCAAGCAACCACCATCCAAGCTTTGCGTAATGCGTTATTACAAAATGATTCTGTTTTGACTTTGCCCAATCGTCAGGCTCTGGGGGGTTCCCTTTCCGATGGCGGTCAGCCGGAAACTCTAGCGTGGGTCGAAGCAGAGCTCAAATCTCATTACAGCGATTTATGGCAACGCTATAACCGGTTGGGGAATCAAATGGAAAGCCTCATTACAACGTCGCCTAATATGAGTCGTAGCGCACTGATACGCTTTAGTGAAGAACGTAGTTACATTGCCATGGAACTAGCCCAGCTTTCTGCTTTCTTTGGGTTATGGGGTGATACGGTCAATCTTTTAGCGACCTACCGCTCTGATTATCCGGTAGTATGGCAGCAATTATTAGACACGTTTTTCCCCGAAGATAAATTCTGGTTGGAAGGCTCCGAGAGGGGTGATGTGATAGAACCGATCAGCAATCAAGGGGAAGCTGTCGATAAACCCAAGCCCAGAGTTTTGAGAATGTCTGAGCGACCCTAGAATTTTTGGGTGGCTAACTCAAAAAGTTCGCAATTTCTGTGGCGATCGCCGTTAAGCCGGATTTATCAATAGGGCGATCGCCGGTGGGTGGAGTCGGTGTTTCTCGAATAAAGTCCCAATCACCTTGACGGAATGTGGTGGGATCAAGAATTTGGTGGTGACTAAATTTCTGTAGGCCTTCTAGTAAAACAGCCCCTTCGGCAAAGTCATTGCGCGGCAAAGTTGCTACGGGTAAATCTTGGAGCATCGCCTCGGCAAATGTGCCAAAACCGGGCTTCGAGACAAGGCGATCGCAGAGGGGAAAAAAATCAACGGGACGATAGGCCACATCAGTAATTTTGCGAAGATTATCCAAATCCGGTGCCTGGCGGTCAAAGGTAATAAATTGATAGTCAGGAAATTGCGCTAAAACATCATAGGGAATACCGTCTAAGCCCAAGCCACCAAAGGTTAATAAAATTGTTTTTGCCTTGGATTTTGTCAGGGAAAAAGTTTCTCGTAAGACTTGGGGATCTTGATTAGGGGAACCCCCAATTAGCCCAGCATCGGTAATATTGGCAAATCGCGTCATCGGCTCATTTAACGGCAACCGCAATAGGCGATCGCCACTGTGGTAATGCGTTGTA is part of the [Limnothrix rosea] IAM M-220 genome and encodes:
- a CDS encoding DUF928 domain-containing protein, with the protein product MKNHDVSWKFILVTLGLSYAQEAVMATELTPMDFAQFSPLGVERPEGNSTMGGSMGTFPPQDNIGSPSRDGTVGGGGLYLPVPESGMPPTPHETRRGYCIEKDSIRLFRGILPVAGGEAIADSVSSEISLWFYIPENNAIRAEFSILKEGQNFEVLGAANKQEFLAHYEEFNDISNRQGFVQITLPKHALEPGKKYLWDLTLTCDERDRATDVYLYGALRRHTISQITLDTQATTIQALRNALLQNDSVLTLPNRQALGGSLSDGGQPETLAWVEAELKSHYSDLWQRYNRLGNQMESLITTSPNMSRSALIRFSEERSYIAMELAQLSAFFGLWGDTVNLLATYRSDYPVVWQQLLDTFFPEDKFWLEGSERGDVIEPISNQGEAVDKPKPRVLRMSERP
- a CDS encoding glycosyl transferase, whose product is MRPVLYLAITSHGFGHAVRTAAVAAKVQEFLPETLLVFVTTVPNWLLAGYIKGDYIQRAKKLDVGVVQADSFTMDQPTTLAKLQDIRHRADRIIADEVDFLRLNKVGLVLADIPPLAAPIAHAAGVPCWFMSNFGWDFIYRDWGGDFVPEADWITTHYHSGDRLLRLPLNEPMTRFANITDAGLIGGSPNQDPQVLRETFSLTKSKAKTILLTFGGLGLDGIPYDVLAQFPDYQFITFDRQAPDLDNLRKITDVAYRPVDFFPLCDRLVSKPGFGTFAEAMLQDLPVATLPRNDFAEGAVLLEGLQKFSHHQILDPTTFRQGDWDFIRETPTPPTGDRPIDKSGLTAIATEIANFLS